The Acidobacteriota bacterium genome segment CATTCAGCAGGATCCTGCCGAGGTGCCGAGCCCGCCGGCTCCTGCCCCGACCGTTGCCGAGCCGACACCTCCGGCGGTGGCTCCGGCTCCCAGTCCGGCCCGGGTGCGGTCGTCGTCGGTGATGCGCTCAGCGGCGTCGGGAACCTGTGCCGAATGCAAACGAGGCGAATGGGCTCTGTCCGTCGAGCAGGCCGTGCCGGCCGGCTCCGGCGACTGTCCCGATGACCTCGAGGAGCGCATGGAGCGGGCGGCGGAGATGGTGTCCTCCTCCTCCTCCGCGGCGTCCTATGCCGGTCCCCTGGTCGGGGGAGGCGAGGCGTCCTTGCGTCAGGCAGCGGGCGACGCTCTCGCCCGTCAGGTGCTCGAGACGGTGGCGCCGGTGATGTCGAGCGCCGGTTGCCAGGCGGTGGCGGTGGTGCTGCCCCGAGGGGCGCGCTACACCGGCTATCTCTACGAGGTGGCCGATGCCTTCGGAACCGACAGCTGTCTCGCCGGTCAGGACTGCTCCCTCGGCGACAGCCGTTGGCCCGACCACCCGGTGATCGAGAAGGGGCCGGGCGCGACCGTCCTGTGGGCGGTGGTCACCAACACCTCGCCGAGCCGCGAGCGTCGTGCCCGTCTGACGGTCTACTTCAGCCGCTAGCGGCTACCCCTGGCGCTGGCGGCGGGCCCGCAGGTTCCACAGGTGGCCGGCGACGAGGGTGAGTCCGGCGAGAATCCCGGCGACTGGTCCGGCACCGTGAATTTCATTGTGCTCGAGCCAGCGAGCCGCGAGCAGGCCGATGATGCCGGCAGCGAGCAAGACGCCGACGGCGCGCGCGCTGCCTTCCCGCCAGGCGATGAACAGCGCCGTAGAGGCCGACAAGACGGCGACCAGGGTGAATGCCCACTCCGCCTCGTGGCTGAGCAGCCCGGCGAATCCGATCGCTGCCAGGACTCCCGGCAGGAGGCTGCAAACGGCGCAGTGGCCGGCGCAAGCGAGTCCTGCGAGGGCTCCGAAGCGATCGATTCTCGAGGCGCGTTGAAGGTTCTGATCGTTGACGACGGGGATCCCTTGCGAGCGGTCGTCGGTTGCCGGCGGGGCGGGAGCGGAGTCCTTGTCTTGAGTCATCGGTTCATTCCATGGACCAGGTCCCCTGGCCGCGCCTCGGGCCCGCTGCCGCCAGGGCGGTGAGCAGGATCAGTTCGGTCGGGGCAGGGATTTCTGGTCGAATGCTGCGAGGGGCCGGCTCGAATCGCGGCAGCGAGTGCAGGCTGTCCTCAGTGAAAGATCTTTCATTGAACAACAGGGGGTGGAGGCTGCAGGCGGCGATCGCATGCTCCTGTCGCCGCTGGGCGGTTTCTAGGGCCTCGACCTGATCGGCGACGCTGCCGACGCCGACCTCGAGGCGCCGGTCGTCGCGCGCCTCGACGGTGATTTCGGAAGACCCATTGTAGGACGGAATGCCGCGCGGACCATTGCCTTCGAAGCTGGCGGAGCTGTCGCTGGCGCCCACGATCTCGGTGCTGAGCATCGGCAGTTCTCAGGTTCCGCGCAGCGATTCCATGGGATCGACCTTGGCGGCGCGCCAAGCCGGGGCCAGGCAGGCGGCGGTGCCGGCGGCCAGCAGGGCGAGGACGGCGAGGGTGAAGCTCGCCGGATCGTGGCTGCCAACGCCGAACAGGGAGGCGGCGAGCACCGGTGAGGTCGCGAGACCGATGGCGACCCCTCCGAGGACGCCCCAGGCGACCAGGCGGACGCCCCAGGACAGCACCAGCCGCGCCAACGACAGGCGCGGCGCGCCGAGGGCGGCGCGCACTCCCAGCTCTTGACGCCGTTGCGCCAGGTCGTGGGCCATCAGGCCGTAGACGGCGAGGCCGGCGAGGAGCAGGGCGATGATGGCGAAGAGCGGCGCCAGCCAGCCGAGCAGTCGCGACTGCCAGAGGGTCTCGCCGAGGATCGAGTCGAGGCGGCGGATCTCGACCACCCCGGTCTCCGGCGCGGCCCGCTCGAGGGCTTCTCGGACCGCCGGCAGCAGTGCCGTGGGCGAGCCTTCGAGACGCACGGCCAAGCGCTGCCGCCAGGCCTTGTACTGGGTGATCGGGTAGTACAGCTCGGCGCCGAAGTCGACTTCCCGGGGGTCGTAACGGACGTCACCGACGACGC includes the following:
- a CDS encoding MerC domain-containing protein; this encodes MTQDKDSAPAPPATDDRSQGIPVVNDQNLQRASRIDRFGALAGLACAGHCAVCSLLPGVLAAIGFAGLLSHEAEWAFTLVAVLSASTALFIAWREGSARAVGVLLAAGIIGLLAARWLEHNEIHGAGPVAGILAGLTLVAGHLWNLRARRQRQG